The following coding sequences lie in one Spinacia oleracea cultivar Varoflay chromosome 1, BTI_SOV_V1, whole genome shotgun sequence genomic window:
- the LOC130462782 gene encoding uncharacterized protein yields the protein MNAPQVTVQRPLPNLSMKICVWNVRGATRDGFLPHAWEIIDSQHPAILVLLETKCGEDRAKEVMQQLRFDAFKAIPSTGKRGGIWIFWKKVVDLVMYTAEVNQFHALFHFQNVSSEVLVTGMHASTLPRIRHENWRNLQDNLPPSQTPWMVMGDFNEVISQADKMGGRAFRPSQCQDLQSFINAAGLVDVGFNGNPYTWTNSRDGADMIKERLDRALFNASWLEQFPHTKVSHLPRTYSDHAPLIISLDNPRIAGPFPFRCKEVWMEHPNFKDFFSNAWINDSNCFILGRDKFLNNIGSWVHNIFGNLNVKKRRLIARIDGIQKALANHYSGYLVNLEKELLFQLNDIFRKERIIWAQKAGINWRKFGDYNTKYFDILAKIKKSRGKVLALRDLHGNWITNQHELKVLASNHFQSLFQTTHLSSRRINQHQFPTVLSDIDNL from the coding sequence ATGAATGCTCCACAAGTGACGGTTCAGCGTCCTTTACCAAACCTTTCCATGAAAATCTGTGTTTGGAACGTTCGCGGAGCTACTAGGGATGGTTTCTTGCCCCATGCATGGGAAATTATTGATTCTCAACACCCAGCAATTCTGGTTCTGCTGGAAACAAAATGTGGAGAAGATAGAGCTAAGGAGGTTATGCAGCAGCTACGGTTTGATGCGTTCAAAGCTATTCCTTCAACTGGTAAGCGTGGAGGGATTTGGATTTTCTGGAAAAAGGTGGTTGATTTGGTGATGTATACAGCTGAGGTAAACCAATTTCATGCTTTATTTCACTTTCAAAATGTTTCTTCTGAGGTGCTGGTTACGGGTATGCATGCATCAACTCTTCCTAGAATAAGGCATGAAAATTGGAGAAATCTTCAAGATAATCTTCCACCATCTCAAACTCCTTGGATGGTGATGGGTGACTTTAATGAGGTCATCTCTCAAGCTGATAAAATGGGTGGTAGGGCTTTTCGGCCTTCTCAGTGTCAAGATCTTCAAAGTTTCATCAACGCTGCTGGTCTGGTGGATGTGGGTTTTAATGGAAATCCGTACACTTGGACAAATTCAAGGGATGGAGCGGATATGATCAAAGAAAGATTGGATAGGGCCCTGTTCAATGCTAGCTGGTTGGAGCAATTCCCTCATACCAAGGTGAGTCATCTTCCTAGAACTTATTCGGACCATGCTCCTCTTATTATTTCTTTAGATAATCCTAGAATTGCTGGCCCTTTTCCTTTTAGATGTAAGGAGGTGTGGATGGAACACCCTAACTTTAAAGATTTCTTTTCTAATGCTTGGATTAATGATTCGAATTGTTTTATTTTGGGAAGGGATAAATTTCTTAATAATATAGGGAGCTGGGTGCATAATATCTTTGGGAATTTAAATGTTAAGAAACGTAGATTGATTGCCCGTATTGATGGCATTCAAAAAGCCCTTGCTAATCATTACTCTGGGTATCTAGTTAACCTAGAAAAGGAGCTTCTCTTCCAACTAAATGATATTTTTAGGAAGGAAAGAATTATTTGGGCTCAAAAAGCAGGCATTAACTGGAGAAAGTTTGGAGATTACAACACTAaatattttgatattttagcaaaaattaagaaaagtagAGGTAAAGTGCTTGCCTTAAGGGATTTACATGGTAATTGGATTACAAATCAACATGAATTAAAAGTTTTGGCTAGTAATCATTTTCAGTCCTTGTTTCAAACTACCCATCTGTCTAGTAGGAGAATTAATCAGCATCAATTCCCAACTGTTCTTTCAGATATAGACAATTTGTAG